The Oryzihumus leptocrescens sequence CGTTCGTGGCCACGTGGGTCGGCGTGACGATCGAGGCGATCCAGCGCGGGGAGTTCGCCGAGCGCGCCGGGCTCGGTGACGCGGCGGCGTTCGAGGAGCTCGGCCGCCTGGTCAGCCGAGCGCTGGCCCGCCCCGCCTGACCTGCCTCAGGCGGGGTCCGGCTCGACGGCCCGGGCCCGGGCGTGGGTTGAGTCCAGCCGCCGGACGCTGCCGGACATCAGGGGCGCAAAGCTCGAGACGACGAACACCACGGCCGTCGCGGCGAGGGTGTGGCCCAGGCCGAACGCGGCCGCCAGCGGCCCGGCGACCGCGTTGCCCGCGGGGATGCCGACGAACGAGGTGAGCTCGTCCCAGGACGACACGCGCGCGAGCACTCCGTGCGGCACCTGGTCCTGCACGACCGTCTCCCAGCAGGCGTTGAGGAACGCGAGGCCCAGCATCGCGGCCACGGCGCTGGCGACCACGGCCCACAGGTGGTGTGCCGGCCAGGCGTAGGCGGCCGCGAACAGCCCGGTGAGCGCGAGCCCGGCGTTGGCGGCCAGGAGCGGGCGCCGCGGGCGCACGGCCATGGCCACGAAGCCGCCGAGCACGCCGCCGACGCCGATCGAGCTGCCGATGACGCCCACGGCCGTGGCCCCGCCCAGCCGGTTCATCGCCACGACCGGGCCCAGCACGGCGAGCACGCCCCAGGCGGTGTTCCACACGCTGTGGCCGAGGAGGTTCTTCCAGTACCAGTCGCGCGACCGGACCTCGGACCAGCCTGCGGCCAGCTCGTGCCACAGTGGCCTTCGCG is a genomic window containing:
- a CDS encoding MFS transporter, which translates into the protein MTLPPALAPLRSAPFRLLAAGQGLSWLGDALVTVALAVAIVQRGGTASDLGVVIGTGMATRMALMLLGGVWADRLRPQRLMVLCDIVRAATQLLLAVELAKGHPSTAALCALYVVTGAAGAFFRPSLASLQPLVVPETDRHAANAFMGLLQSGANIGGPALAGILVATAGAPVAFIANAATYVVSAVTVALVRVEATRAARRPLWHELAAGWSEVRSRDWYWKNLLGHSVWNTAWGVLAVLGPVVAMNRLGGATAVGVIGSSIGVGGVLGGFVAMAVRPRRPLLAANAGLALTGLFAAAYAWPAHHLWAVVASAVAAMLGLAFLNACWETVVQDQVPHGVLARVSSWDELTSFVGIPAGNAVAGPLAAAFGLGHTLAATAVVFVVSSFAPLMSGSVRRLDSTHARARAVEPDPA